GCGCCAGTCTGGATGATCTCATGCAATCCTGCGGTCTGACCCGCAGCGAGGCGGAATTGATGGTGAAGCTGCACGGGCCGAAGAGCTGATAACGATCCGCCGTCTCGCTCCAACCCCATAACCGGCCTGTGCGGGTCTCATTCCTTACTCGTCCGGCGGCACGAAACCCTCTGGCGTCTTGCCCTGCAGATGCCAGGCGAAAGCGATGATCTCGGCAATGGTCCGGTACAGTGCTTCGGGAATCTGGTCGCCCAACTCCATGCGCGTCAGCATGCTGGCCAGGTCGGCGTTTTCATAGATGGGCACTTCATAGTCCAGCGCCAACTGAATGATTTGCTCGGCCAGCTCACCTTCGCCCTTGGCCGTTACAGTGGGAGCCTGCTCACCGCCATCATAGAGCAGGGCAATGGCTTCGCGGTGTTCACTCATCAGGTTACCTCGTCTATCCAGCGTTGTTGCACCGCCTGCCGCGGCTCTGGTGGGCTGCCGCGATGACAGCTGAGCTCGCCGACGTCGAGCCCTTTGGTCAACAGTCGATCACGCAGCCGGTCCATTTCATTATTGAGGCGCTGCAAGGTATCGGCCTGCTCGGCCCAGAACTCGCTGCTGACGCGACCTTTGTACAGCCGGGCAATGGCCTGCAAGGGACCAAGCTGATCCAGATTGAAGGCCAGGCGTATTTCCCACTGCGGTGCCTGTTCGGTCTGGCGACCGTCCGGAGCATTGCTGTCGCGCTGAATGCGCATCTGTATCTGGGTAAACTGCTGGCCGTCGCGCAGAGGGATTTCCAGCTGCCAGACCGTCTGCGTACTGCCATCAGCGAAGGCCTGGGTCTGACCGAGGCTCTGGAACTGGTGATGCTGGATGCGCGACAGTAGGGCAGCGGTCAGGCGCAGCAAGCTGCCCAGGTCAGGGCTATCGGTAAGCGTCTGCAGCGCGCGCGCGGGCAATGGAAAGAGTCCGGGTTTGGCTGTCAGGGCCGCTTGCCATGGGCCGGGTGGAAAGGTCAGCGCTTTGCTGGCGTCGGGTGGCAGCTGCTGTTGCAGGGTGATCAGCAGCGTCAGCAGACTGGCCTTGAAGTCGGCGCCCGGCAGCGGCTCGGTACCGGGTGGTGTCGCCAGACTGGATAGCAA
Above is a genomic segment from Halopseudomonas litoralis containing:
- a CDS encoding EscU/YscU/HrcU family type III secretion system export apparatus switch protein yields the protein MSEHREAIALLYDGGEQAPTVTAKGEGELAEQIIQLALDYEVPIYENADLASMLTRMELGDQIPEALYRTIAEIIAFAWHLQGKTPEGFVPPDE